TGCGTGAAATTTTGACCAAATTTTGATACAAAACTCGCCCACTTCCTATACACATATGCCCTACTTCGCTGTTTCCCATCTGCCCTTCAGGTAGTCCCACAGCGTTTCCAGAGGTTTTTATGAGCGAGTTTGGAATTTCTTTAAAAAATTTCTCGTAATTTGGCTTTTTAGCCGCCTCAAATGCGTTAAATTTACCGCTTTTATTAAATCCAATACCATCAGTTATTATTAAAATAGTTTTTTGACTCATTTTGAAAATTTATCCTTAATTTTAGATAATTTTTAAGGCCATTATACTAAAATTGCTTTTTTTAAAAATAAAGGCTCTCATGTTTTACTATATCTATGAAATTTTAAATTTTAATATCTTTCAATACATCACCGTCCGTGCTGGTATCGCTTTTTTCATCGCTTTTGCACTCACAGCTTATTTGATGCCTAAATTTATCACTTGGGCAAAGGCAAAAAACGCTGCCCAGCCTATCTACGAGCTTGCCCCGCAAACTCACCAAAAAAAGGCCAAAACACCGACCATGGGCGGACTTGTCTTTGTCTTCACAGCCGTACTTTCCACGGTAATTTGTGCAAGGCTTGATAACGCATTTGTCTTAACATCTCTCTTTTGCCTAGTTTGCTTTACACTGCTTGGCCACAAGGACGATTACAGTAAAATTTTAGGAGCAAAAAATCACGCCGGCCTAAGCCCAAAAGCAAAGCTTTTTTTTCAGTTTTTAATAGCCTTTGTAATTTCTGTTTTTTTATATGCAAGTCACGAGCTTAGCACCGAGTTTTATCTACCTTTTTTTAAGCAACCTATTTTAGATTTAAAAATTTTTGCCATTTTCTTTTGGACACTGGTCATAGTCGCTGCTTCAAATTCGGTAAATTTAACAGACGGGCTTGACGGGCTAGCTACCGTGCCATCTATATTTTCGCTTCTGACACTTGGCGTTTTTGCTTATATCTGCGGACACGCGGTCTTTAGCTCATATTTACTCTTGCCAAAGATCATAGGTGTTGGTGAAAGCGTTGTTGTCTCTTCAGCCCTAATTGGTTCATTGATGGGCTTTTTATGGTTTAACTGCCATCCAGCTGAAGTCTTTATGGGCGATAGCGGTAGCTTAAGTGTTGGAGCATATATCGGTTTTATGGGTGTTGCTACCAAAAACGAAATCTTACTCATCATCATCGGACTCATATTTGTCGTTGAGACCCTAAGCGTCATCTTGCAAGTGGGAAGCTTTAAAATTTTCAAACGTAGAATTTTTCTCATGGCGCCTATACATCACCATTTTGAGATAAAAGGCTGGGCGGAAAATAAGATCATCGTTCGCTTTTGGATCATCGCACTTTTAGCAAACCTAATCGCACTAACTGCGCTAAAGATCAGATAAGGAAAGTCATGAAAAAATCGCTATTTGGCTACGGTGGCACGATAAAGGCGATCGCAAAGAATTTCACAAAAGACGACCTTTGGGATATCTATGATGATAAATTTAGTGAAATTTCAAAAGATGAGTTTGGCAATGCTCTTTTGCCAGTTAGCGAATTTGACCCAGCAAAAAGCAGCCTAGAGATACCAAGTCCAGGCATCCCGCCTCATCACGAGCTTATTAAAAAAGCTAAGAATTTAGTTAGCGAGTATGACTATTTTTATGAAATTTATAAAGAAAATCTGCCATTTAATATCTGGATAAGTGGCACAAACGGCAAGACTACGACCACAAAGATGACGCAGCATCTACTAGAGAGCAAGGGCTCAGTCATGGGCGGTAACGTCGGCATTGCGCTAGCAAATTTAGACTCAAACGCTAAAATTTGGATACTTGAGACTAGCTCATTTACCCTGCACTACACAAACCGCGCTACACCTGGCATCTACGTGCTTTTGCCGATCACTCCAGATCATTTAAGCTGGCATGGAGACATGAGCGAATACGAAAAGGCTAAGCTAAAGCCACTTGCTAGCATGAGCGAAAGTAGCGTAGCGATCGTGCCTGAAATTTACGCCAACACGCCAACAAGGGCAAAAGTGATCGCATATAAAGACGAAAATGACTTAGCTAAATTTTGTGGCGTAAGCGTAGATGATATAAAATTCAAAACGCCATTTTTGCTTGATGCACTGCTAGCACTAGCGGTGGAGAAAATTTTATTTGACCGCTGCGATGTCGCGCTTTTAAATACCTTCGTCATCGAGGCAAACAAGCTTGAAGAATTTAGCGACAAAAATGGCAGAACCTGGGTCAATGACACAAAAGCGACTAACATAGATGCGAGCATACAAGCCGTAAAACGCTACAAAGATCATTTCATACATCTAATACTTGGTGGCGATGATAAGGGTGTTGATATGACGCCACTTTTTGAAGACTTAAAGAGCTTAAGAGTAAAAATTTACGCCATTGGCTCAAATAGTGACAAACTCATGAAATTAGCGACTAAATTTGGCATACCGGCTTTGAAATGCGATTTTTTACAAAATGCTGTCAATGAGATAAATAAAGAGCTAAAGACCAGCGAGATAGCGCTTCTAAGCCCGGCAGCTGCGAGTCTTGATCAGTTTAGGAGTTATGCCGAGCGAGGCGATAAATTTAAAGAGTTTATAAAGGCACTTTAAAATTTACAAGCCATTTTAAGTAGTCTAACCAAAAACAAAAATATGCAAATTTATTTTTTTGACATAAATTTTTACTATAAAGTTTTATTGTTGAATACTTTTTAAGTTTGTGCTAATATTTAGCAAAAATTTCCAAGGAAGTTTAATGCCTCTAACGCCCAGAAATGATGTAAATTTTAAAAGAAATTTAATAGATATCATAAAATTTTCATATGACAATGACATAAGCAGACCATTTATATCTAACAACAAGTTACTTATTGGATATGGCTTTAGCCTAAAAGATGATATAGAACTTATTTGTGCTCAAATTTATAAAAACAACAAAGATAAAGTCATAAAAGATGTCAAGCAAACTATTGCTAACACCACGAGTGCGACCACCATAGAAAAGATAAATACAGATGAACTTTTTAAAAAGATAAATGATGCCGCAAAAGAGGCTTATGCAAAGTCTGGAGGTGCCGATACTTTACCTGAGTTTGAATTTAGTTCAGAAGATCAGCTAAATGCCATCTTGGAGCAAAAGCTTACGCCGCTAGTCCAAGAGATAAATCAAAAATTAAACAACTCTCCACTTAAAAATTTACAAGCCGTTTCGCTCACTTCAGATACACAAAACAGCCAAATTTCAAGAGAGCATATCGCACTTTTAGCACTTCTTTATATCAGTAAAAAAAGTAATATTGATCCATCCCTAGCAAGCTACATCAAAAGCAAAAATCGTTTTAAGGCCTGGTTTTGGCTAGCATATGAAAGCTTTAGTGATGAAGCAAGCAATAAAATATCTCTTTTACGAGAAAAAATTTCAACTCAGTTTGGGCTTTATGAAAGTGACAAACAAAATATTAATTTTGCCGAGTGCATAGATGTTTTTAGCCATTTAAATATATCCAAAGCGAAATATAAATCAAAAAACCAAAACAATAAAGAGATCGTCCAAAACGTCACTCATTTAGAATTTATGAAGCTTCAAGAAAATGAGTCAAATTTAAATGCATCAGATGCATCAAAATGTGATGCTTTATTTCAGCCATTTGTTACAAAGATAAATTCTTTATTAAGCACTCAAAGTACAAAGACCTTTAGCCTTGAAAACATATACTGCGTAAATTTAATCAGCTCAAATGCTTCAAACACTTCAAGAATAAATAAGCTCTTAAGGCAAAGAGAGGAGGAATTTTACAAACAAGAAAATATACTCTTGCTATGTCCAAGAAAGATGACAACTCCTATTAGAGTCTTTCAACCTAAAAAGAGCGAATTTACCGTTGTTCTAGCTAGTCAGACTCCATTTGATTGCAGTGAGCTAAATCCAAAGGAGCTAAATTCTAGTAGGCCAAACTATGGCAAGGTAAATTTATGCGAGCTAATACTTACTGACTTTAAATTTGACTCTTACGAAGATAGTAAAAATGAAGAGATAAAATTTAAAAATGCAAAGAGCAAAGACACAGTAATACTCTATCAAGAAAACAAAAATGAAGAAGATAAGATAAATGGTGCCACCTTTACTAGTATAAAGCAAAATAGTGATGATATAGAGTATAAACTAGAAGATGGCGCTATAAGTATGAAGTACTTTGAAGACCAAACATCCAAAAACAAACACCTAAATTTCTCTTTATTAAATTTCGCCAAAGAGAATAACTTTACCCTAAGAGACGATAAAGACTCAGCTATGTTTGATATAAAGCTTCGTCTAGCTCATGGCAACAATGTAGTGCCTACATCAGCATCAAGTTCAGGTCTTACTCTTACAATAAATAATCTCATAATTGAAAACGAAGATGGTAAGGCAAGTGAAGATATAGATAAGATATATCTTCATCACTGCTTTGATAAAAGTATATATGAGAGTATATCTTTAGTAAAAAATGAAGACTCAGATATTAAAAACTCATATACAGCTACATTTAATATCCCAATAGATAAAGAGAATAAAGGAGATACTAAATTTATACTTTATTCAAGTGATCTAAGTAAAGTTTATAGCACTAAAGATATTCATGCTCACACTGATACAGCTGTAATATCTTTAGGATATCAAGATAAGAGTAGCTCTAACTTTTGCTATAGCAATAAGGTCTCGTTAAGAGATATAACAGATCATATAACAAATGTAATCTCTGATAGTGAGTATCCATTTAAGACAAATGAGCCAATAAGCTTAAAGGCTATATATAAACAAGAAAAAGGTAGTAAGAGATATAAAGAGATACTTTGGGGATATAAGGTAATAAATAGTAAAGAGTATGATGAACTATCCAAATCAAATCCAAAAGATGTAGTAGTCTTAAAAGATCAAAAGGGCAAAGAGATAACATTTAAAATTTTAGATGTTATACAAAAAGATGATCTAGATAAGCTAAAGCAAGGTGGTCATACTATAGTATTTTTTGCATATCTTGAAGGTGATAAGGATAAATTTAAGTTTTATACAAGATATGGCAAAAATCATATAAGGATAGATATAAAGATACCTCTATATATTAAATTTAAAGATGATAAGCTAGTTATATATGAGTTTGAGCATGCTATAAAAGAGAAGGCATTTGATGCTAAATTAAAGCTTAGTGATAATAAAGACAATGCTTTAATAAAAAATGGTAATTACTTATATATAAGCAAAGATATCTCATCAAATGAGATAAATATATATGAAGATGATAAGCTAAGCAAAGAGCTAAAAAGTGATGAGAAGACAAATAAGAGCTATCAAATTTATGCAAAAGAAGAGAGCTCTAGTAATCAGTCTAATGCAGATAAAGATGATAAGCTTGGTATAAATTTATTAAGTAAAGAGAATATGGATAAATTTATTAACTCTTTTAATGAATCAAAGAGTTTAACTAGAGTAGATAGTGGTATGTGGGAAGATGGAGATGAGGGGATAAATGTTTTAATAGAGATTAAAGACTATCCTTTTACGCTAAGTATGCTAAAACAAATATTTACTAATATAAAAATAAATCAAGAATATATCCTGCAAGAAATGGTAGATGAACTAAATAGAAGAGATGATGATGGAATTCAAATGTATGTAAAATATAAGCTTGATACTAGAAATAGATTGGAGCATTTTTTTGGGCAATGCTTTGTAGAGGCAAAGACAACAAAAGGTGATTTTACTTTAGAAGAAGAGTTAGAAAAATTTACAGAGAATAATATAATTAGCTATAGAGGCAAAGCCAGATTAGAAGAAGCCAAAAAACTATATCCACAATATTACGACAAGACAGACCCTTCAAAATGGGCAAAATTTGTTGGTAACGCTATGTACTCTGATCGTGGAAAAAATCATTTAGGCAATGAAGGTGGAGATGATGGATTTAATTTTAGAGGTAGGGGAATTAAGCAATTAACAGGGAAGGACAACTATGCAAGATTTAATAATTATTCACACAAAAAATTTTTAGTCGACAAAGATACAGATCTATTAAAAAACCCTGATCTCATATCACAAGATGGTAAATACGCCTTAATAAGTGCTGCATATTTCTGGATTATAGAAAGGTCTAACCCTAAAAAATATCGTCTTTATGAAATAGCCGATGAAAGCAAAGCGGATTTGGATAATAGTGATATAGTAGAACGTATAACTGCAGTTATAAATCCGCAAAAACTTAGCCTTGAGCATAGGAAAGAAGCCTATAAACGCATTAAAACAGCAAATGTGTTTAAGATTTTTCAGTAAGGAAATATGATGAAATTTAAAATTATATTATTAACTAGCTTGAAAGTAGGCTTAAGTTTATATGCTTACGAGCCTTTAAGCCCAGACGAAGCTATGATAAAATTTGCCTATGACTTTTCGCAGATAAACGACTATCCACTTGATCCCATAATGGACTATGGCAGCCATACTATTTCACCAAGCTTTGCTTGCTATGATGCCAAGGGCAAATATAAATTTAAAAAATACTCTCTAGAAGACTTTATATGCCAGTCAGACTATAACTCTTTTAGAGATAACTACTTTGCAGATCTTTATAATCTAATAGTAAAAGAAGCTCCAAATTTAAAAGATAAAGCTCAAAAGATAGCTAGAGAAAGGATAAAAGATAGTAAAAAAGAGTGCATTAGATACTCAAAAAAAGAGTATGACTATAGCTTTGTAGAGAGCAAGGCTTTATTTGTATCTGAAAGTATAGGTTGTATAAGTGAAAAATATAGAGACTTTGCAGCAAAGCTAACTTTAATGCTTTATAAGGACGATAAAGAGCTATTTAGTAGAATTTACG
This genomic window from Campylobacter concisus contains:
- the mraY gene encoding phospho-N-acetylmuramoyl-pentapeptide-transferase, translated to MFYYIYEILNFNIFQYITVRAGIAFFIAFALTAYLMPKFITWAKAKNAAQPIYELAPQTHQKKAKTPTMGGLVFVFTAVLSTVICARLDNAFVLTSLFCLVCFTLLGHKDDYSKILGAKNHAGLSPKAKLFFQFLIAFVISVFLYASHELSTEFYLPFFKQPILDLKIFAIFFWTLVIVAASNSVNLTDGLDGLATVPSIFSLLTLGVFAYICGHAVFSSYLLLPKIIGVGESVVVSSALIGSLMGFLWFNCHPAEVFMGDSGSLSVGAYIGFMGVATKNEILLIIIGLIFVVETLSVILQVGSFKIFKRRIFLMAPIHHHFEIKGWAENKIIVRFWIIALLANLIALTALKIR
- a CDS encoding glycoside hydrolase family 19 protein; translation: MPLTPRNDVNFKRNLIDIIKFSYDNDISRPFISNNKLLIGYGFSLKDDIELICAQIYKNNKDKVIKDVKQTIANTTSATTIEKINTDELFKKINDAAKEAYAKSGGADTLPEFEFSSEDQLNAILEQKLTPLVQEINQKLNNSPLKNLQAVSLTSDTQNSQISREHIALLALLYISKKSNIDPSLASYIKSKNRFKAWFWLAYESFSDEASNKISLLREKISTQFGLYESDKQNINFAECIDVFSHLNISKAKYKSKNQNNKEIVQNVTHLEFMKLQENESNLNASDASKCDALFQPFVTKINSLLSTQSTKTFSLENIYCVNLISSNASNTSRINKLLRQREEEFYKQENILLLCPRKMTTPIRVFQPKKSEFTVVLASQTPFDCSELNPKELNSSRPNYGKVNLCELILTDFKFDSYEDSKNEEIKFKNAKSKDTVILYQENKNEEDKINGATFTSIKQNSDDIEYKLEDGAISMKYFEDQTSKNKHLNFSLLNFAKENNFTLRDDKDSAMFDIKLRLAHGNNVVPTSASSSGLTLTINNLIIENEDGKASEDIDKIYLHHCFDKSIYESISLVKNEDSDIKNSYTATFNIPIDKENKGDTKFILYSSDLSKVYSTKDIHAHTDTAVISLGYQDKSSSNFCYSNKVSLRDITDHITNVISDSEYPFKTNEPISLKAIYKQEKGSKRYKEILWGYKVINSKEYDELSKSNPKDVVVLKDQKGKEITFKILDVIQKDDLDKLKQGGHTIVFFAYLEGDKDKFKFYTRYGKNHIRIDIKIPLYIKFKDDKLVIYEFEHAIKEKAFDAKLKLSDNKDNALIKNGNYLYISKDISSNEINIYEDDKLSKELKSDEKTNKSYQIYAKEESSSNQSNADKDDKLGINLLSKENMDKFINSFNESKSLTRVDSGMWEDGDEGINVLIEIKDYPFTLSMLKQIFTNIKINQEYILQEMVDELNRRDDDGIQMYVKYKLDTRNRLEHFFGQCFVEAKTTKGDFTLEEELEKFTENNIISYRGKARLEEAKKLYPQYYDKTDPSKWAKFVGNAMYSDRGKNHLGNEGGDDGFNFRGRGIKQLTGKDNYARFNNYSHKKFLVDKDTDLLKNPDLISQDGKYALISAAYFWIIERSNPKKYRLYEIADESKADLDNSDIVERITAVINPQKLSLEHRKEAYKRIKTANVFKIFQ
- the murD gene encoding UDP-N-acetylmuramoyl-L-alanine--D-glutamate ligase, which codes for MKKSLFGYGGTIKAIAKNFTKDDLWDIYDDKFSEISKDEFGNALLPVSEFDPAKSSLEIPSPGIPPHHELIKKAKNLVSEYDYFYEIYKENLPFNIWISGTNGKTTTTKMTQHLLESKGSVMGGNVGIALANLDSNAKIWILETSSFTLHYTNRATPGIYVLLPITPDHLSWHGDMSEYEKAKLKPLASMSESSVAIVPEIYANTPTRAKVIAYKDENDLAKFCGVSVDDIKFKTPFLLDALLALAVEKILFDRCDVALLNTFVIEANKLEEFSDKNGRTWVNDTKATNIDASIQAVKRYKDHFIHLILGGDDKGVDMTPLFEDLKSLRVKIYAIGSNSDKLMKLATKFGIPALKCDFLQNAVNEINKELKTSEIALLSPAAASLDQFRSYAERGDKFKEFIKAL